One segment of Arcobacter sp. F2176 DNA contains the following:
- the pseC gene encoding UDP-4-amino-4,6-dideoxy-N-acetyl-beta-L-altrosamine transaminase, with amino-acid sequence MNFIPYSKQNISNEDIEAVVETLKSDYLTTGPKIKEFEETLCKYTGAKYCVAVSNGTAALHLASLALLNENDKVLTTVNSFLATSNSILYVNAKPIFVDIKEDGNIDLDLCEKALKKDSSIKAIYVVHFSGLSVNQKRLKELKDKYNIKILEDCAHSIGAVNDSVKAGSCKNSNISTFSFHPVKGFTTGEGGAITTNSKEIYEKLLVLRNHGMKANSEIAPWHYDMTELGFNYRLTDMACALGISQLKRLDDFLDKRRVIAKRYCELFEKYDFVKPIYDFTNESAYHLFVVYIDFDRFDTGKKEFVLKMREKNIGLQFHYIPINKQPFYKNLGYGEENTPIMDKYYKEAISLPLYPTLSIEEQDYVISSMLEVLGV; translated from the coding sequence ATGAACTTTATTCCCTATAGTAAACAAAATATATCAAATGAAGATATTGAGGCAGTTGTTGAAACTTTAAAAAGTGATTATTTAACTACTGGTCCAAAGATAAAAGAGTTTGAAGAGACTCTTTGTAAATATACTGGCGCTAAATATTGTGTGGCAGTATCAAATGGGACAGCGGCTTTACACTTAGCTTCACTTGCACTTTTAAATGAAAATGATAAAGTTCTTACAACGGTGAATTCTTTTTTAGCCACATCTAATTCTATTCTTTATGTAAATGCAAAACCAATTTTTGTGGATATAAAAGAAGATGGAAATATTGATTTAGACCTTTGTGAAAAGGCCTTAAAAAAAGACTCTTCTATCAAAGCAATTTATGTGGTTCATTTTTCAGGGCTTAGTGTAAATCAAAAAAGATTAAAAGAATTAAAAGATAAATATAATATAAAGATATTAGAAGATTGTGCACACTCTATTGGAGCAGTAAATGACAGTGTAAAAGCTGGTTCTTGCAAAAATAGTAATATCTCAACTTTCTCTTTTCATCCTGTAAAAGGTTTTACTACTGGTGAAGGTGGGGCTATTACTACAAATTCTAAAGAGATTTATGAGAAGCTGTTGGTTTTGAGAAATCATGGTATGAAAGCAAATAGTGAAATTGCACCTTGGCATTATGATATGACTGAGTTGGGATTTAATTATAGGCTTACAGATATGGCTTGTGCTTTGGGTATCTCACAATTAAAAAGACTTGATGATTTTTTAGATAAAAGACGAGTAATAGCAAAAAGATATTGTGAACTTTTTGAAAAATATGATTTTGTAAAACCTATATATGATTTTACTAACGAATCTGCTTATCATCTTTTTGTAGTGTATATTGACTTTGATAGATTTGATACTGGTAAAAAAGAGTTTGTTCTTAAAATGAGAGAAAAAAATATTGGTTTACAGTTTCACTATATTCCAATAAATAAACAACCATTCTATAAAAACTTAGGTTACGGAGAAGAAAATACTCCTATTATGGATAAGTATTATAAAGAGGCTATTTCTTTACCTCTTTATCCAACTTTGTCTATTGAAGAACAAGATTATGTAATCTCTTCAATGTTAGAGGTGCTAGGTGTCTAA
- the pseB gene encoding UDP-N-acetylglucosamine 4,6-dehydratase (inverting) — MFNDKNILITGGTGSFGKKFTKMILEKYKPNKIIIYSRDELKQYEMSQDYNNKSMRYFIGDVRDASRLKKAMNDVDYVIHAAALKHVPIAEYNPMECIKTNIDGAQNVIDAAIDNRVKKVIALSTDKAANPVNLYGATKLVSDKLFVAANNLVGKRDISFAVVRYGNVLGSRGSVVPYFEKLIKNGAESLPITDEKMTRFMITLEQGVNFVLKNFERMKGGEIFVPKIPSMKIVDLASAMAPNLPHEIVGIRPGEKLHEIMCPSDDSHLTIEFEDHFVIGPTIKFHSVRDYFENNLGEKGIQVEQGFEYNSTKNSEWLGEKEFLNLIKKI, encoded by the coding sequence ATGTTTAATGATAAAAATATTTTAATTACTGGTGGAACTGGAAGTTTTGGTAAAAAGTTTACTAAGATGATACTTGAAAAGTATAAACCAAATAAAATAATAATTTATTCAAGAGATGAACTTAAGCAATATGAAATGTCCCAAGATTATAACAATAAGAGCATGAGGTATTTTATTGGCGATGTAAGGGATGCAAGTAGATTAAAAAAAGCTATGAATGATGTGGACTATGTGATTCATGCAGCAGCTTTAAAACATGTACCAATAGCAGAATACAATCCAATGGAATGTATAAAAACAAATATTGATGGAGCACAAAATGTTATTGATGCAGCCATTGATAATAGGGTGAAAAAAGTAATTGCCTTATCCACTGACAAAGCAGCAAATCCAGTAAATCTTTATGGAGCAACAAAACTAGTATCAGATAAGCTTTTTGTAGCAGCTAATAACTTAGTTGGAAAAAGAGATATCTCTTTTGCAGTAGTAAGATACGGAAATGTTTTAGGAAGTAGGGGTTCAGTTGTTCCTTATTTTGAAAAACTAATTAAAAATGGAGCTGAATCTTTACCAATCACAGATGAAAAAATGACAAGATTTATGATAACACTTGAACAAGGTGTTAATTTTGTACTTAAAAATTTTGAGAGAATGAAAGGTGGAGAGATTTTTGTACCAAAAATTCCATCTATGAAAATAGTTGATTTAGCAAGTGCAATGGCACCAAACTTACCCCATGAAATAGTTGGAATAAGACCAGGAGAAAAACTCCATGAAATAATGTGTCCATCTGATGATTCCCATCTAACAATAGAATTTGAAGATCATTTTGTAATTGGACCTACTATTAAGTTTCACTCTGTAAGGGATTATTTTGAGAATAATTTAGGAGAAAAAGGTATTCAAGTTGAACAAGGCTTTGAATATAATTCGACCAAAAATAGTGAGTGGTTGGGTGAAAAAGAGTTTTTAAATTTAATAAAAAAGATTTAA